Proteins from a single region of Coregonus clupeaformis isolate EN_2021a chromosome 35, ASM2061545v1, whole genome shotgun sequence:
- the nabp1b gene encoding nucleic acid binding protein 1b isoform X1, producing MSAIVPNDGQFLIKDIKSGLKNVNVIFIVLEMGRVTKTKDGHEVRSCKVADKSGCITLSVWDEVGGLIQPGDILRLTRGYASLWKGCLTLYTGRGGDLQKIGEFCMVFSEVPNFSEPNPEVLAQTNRPSKVESQNSSSVSQSSTPSVPTLTYSSYGCSPLSRNPTYGSAGRQTGRGTGGPGTAPKPTVSMGNGRDPRRGLKRK from the exons ATGTCCGCCATTGTGCCAAACGATGGTCAATTCTTGATAAAAGACATAAAGTCGGGGttgaaaaatgtaaatgtaatctttaTCGTGTTGGAAATGG GAAGGGTGACTAAAACAAAGGATGGGCATGAGGTTCGCTCCTGCAAG gTGGCTGATAAGAGTGGGTGCATCACCCTGTCTGTATGGGACGAGGTGGGTGGACTCATCCAGCCAGGAGACATCCTCCGCCTCACACGAGG CTATGCGTCCCTGTGGAAGGGCTGTCTGACTCTCTACACAGGCAGAGGAGGAGACCTGCAGAAGATAGGAGA GTTTTGCATGGTCTTCTCTGAGGTCCCAAACTTTAGTGAACCAAACCCAGAGGTACTGGCCCAGACCAACAGGccg tcTAAAGTTGAGTCCCAGAACAGTTCTTCTGTCAGTCAAAGCTCCACCCCCTCAGTCCCCACCCTCACATACTCTTCCTATGGATGCTCTCCGCTCTCCCGGAATCCAACCTATGGGAGCGCAGGACGGCAGACTGGGCGTGGCACCGGAGGTCCTGGCACCGCCCCCAAGCCCACAGTATCTATGGGCAACGGCAGGGACCCACGGCGAGGGCTAAAGAGGAAATGA
- the LOC123481283 gene encoding mitochondrial pyruvate carrier 2-like, whose protein sequence is MALAGVRASYHRILNQIELLLPGKLRPFYNHPAGPKTVFFWAPVCKWGLVMAGMADMTRPADKLSVSQSGVLMVTGVIWSRYSLVIIPKNWGLFFVNGFLGLAGANQFVRIWMYQQEVKKQQDEKAQIPII, encoded by the exons ATGGCTTTAGCGGGAGTTAGAGCTTCATACCACAGGATTCTTAACCAGATAGAGCTTCTACTACCTGGTAAACTGAGACCTTTCTACAACCATCCAGCAG GTCCAAAGACAGTTTTCTTCTGGGCACCAGTGTGTAAATGG GGCCTGGTTATGGCTGGCATGGCTGATATGACACGGCCAGCTGATAAACTGAGTGTCTCTCAGTCTGGAGTACTCATGGTCACAG GTGTCATTTGGTCCCGATATTCCCTTGTCATCATTCCGAAGAACTGGGGTCTTTTTTTTGTCAACGGTTTTCTTGGATTGGCAGGAGCCAACCAATTTGTTAGAATCTGGAT GTACCAACAGGAAGTAAAGAAGCAACAGGACGAGAAGGCCCAGATCCCCATCAtataa
- the nabp1b gene encoding nucleic acid binding protein 1b isoform X2: MGMRFAPARWLIRVGASPCLYGTSYASLWKGCLTLYTGRGGDLQKIGEFCMVFSEVPNFSEPNPEVLAQTNRPSKVESQNSSSVSQSSTPSVPTLTYSSYGCSPLSRNPTYGSAGRQTGRGTGGPGTAPKPTVSMGNGRDPRRGLKRK; encoded by the exons ATGGGCATGAGGTTCGCTCCTGCAAG gTGGCTGATAAGAGTGGGTGCATCACCCTGTCTGTATGGGACGAG CTATGCGTCCCTGTGGAAGGGCTGTCTGACTCTCTACACAGGCAGAGGAGGAGACCTGCAGAAGATAGGAGA GTTTTGCATGGTCTTCTCTGAGGTCCCAAACTTTAGTGAACCAAACCCAGAGGTACTGGCCCAGACCAACAGGccg tcTAAAGTTGAGTCCCAGAACAGTTCTTCTGTCAGTCAAAGCTCCACCCCCTCAGTCCCCACCCTCACATACTCTTCCTATGGATGCTCTCCGCTCTCCCGGAATCCAACCTATGGGAGCGCAGGACGGCAGACTGGGCGTGGCACCGGAGGTCCTGGCACCGCCCCCAAGCCCACAGTATCTATGGGCAACGGCAGGGACCCACGGCGAGGGCTAAAGAGGAAATGA